One region of Vigna angularis cultivar LongXiaoDou No.4 chromosome 10, ASM1680809v1, whole genome shotgun sequence genomic DNA includes:
- the LOC108320375 gene encoding protein SGT1 homolog A has product MAKELERKAKEAFFDDDFALAVDFYSEAIKLDPKDAHLFADRAQAHIKLNAFTEAISDANNAILLNPSLSKAYLRKGTACIKLEEYHTAKLALQSGAAFAPDDLRFSKLIQECDRFISEEPNDFVSTISSNGFHLNNTNDGVTKEAEEDSLVSQIKEITINRPKYRHEYYQKPEEVVVTIFAKGISAKDLVADFGEQILSVTIDVPGQDVYRFQPRLFGKIIPNNCKVVVLSTKIEIRLAKAEAINWTSLEYSKDTLPTKISMPIVQSQRPSYPSSKAKTKDWDKLEALVKKEEKEEKLDGDAGLNKLFRDIYQNADEDMRRAMSKSFVESNGTVLSTDWKEVGSKKVEGSPPDGLELKKWEY; this is encoded by the exons ATGGCGAAAGAACTTGAGAGGAAAGCGAAGGAAGCATTCTTCGATGACGACTTCGCTCTCGCCGTCGATTTCTACTCCGAAGCCATAAAACTAGATCCAAAGGACGCTCATCTCTTCGCTGACAGAGCACAAGCCCATATTAAGCTCAACGCTTTCACTG AAGCAATTTCCGATGCCAACAACGCCATCTTATTAAACCCTTCCTTGTCCAAGGCCTATCTTCGTAAAGG GACTGCTTGTATAAAGCTAGAAGAATATCACACTGCCAAGTTGGCACTTCAAAGCGGTGCCGCTTTTGCGCCAGACGATTTAAGATTCTCCAAGTTGATTCAAGAATGTGACCGCTTTATTTCAG AGGAACCAAATGATTTTGTTAGCACCATATCGTCAAATGGTTTCCACTTGAACAATACAAATGACGGGGTGACTAAAGAAGCTGAGGAAGACAGTTTGGTATCCCAAATCAAGGAAATCACAATAAACAGGCCAAAATACAG ACATGAATACTACCAAAAGCCAGAAGAAGTGGTTGTGACAATATTTGCAAAAGGAATATCAGCAAAAGATTTGGTTGCTGACTTCGGTGAACAGATT CTTAGTGTAACTATTGATGTTCCTGGCCAAGATGTCTATCGTTTCCAACCTCGATTGTTTGGGAAG ATAATACCCAACAACTGCAAAGTTGTGGTATTGTCAACCAAAATTGAAATTCGTCTTGCAAAAGCTGAAGCTATTAATTGGACATCTCTGGAATATAGCAAGGATACACTACCCACTAAAATAAGCATGCCTATAG TTCAATCTCAAAGGCCTTCATATCCATCATCAAAAGCAAAGACAAAAGATTGGGATAAGTTGGAAGCTCTAGTGAAAAAAGAG gagaaagaagaaaagctTGATGGTGATGCTGGTTTGAATAAATTGTTCCGTGATATTTACCAAAATGCAGATGAGGACATGAGGAGAGCAATGAGCAAGTCTTTC GTGGAGTCAAATGGAACAGTGCTATCAACTGATTGGAAAGAAGTGGGATCAAAGAAGGTGGAAGGCAGTCCTCCAGATGGCTTGGAGCTGAAAAAATGGGAGTATTAA
- the LOC108320350 gene encoding endoglucanase: MMGYNLVFIGVFWWSSMVSHNGLAMMDAEKLTSSSGSPNYDYADALGKAILFFEGQRSGKLPSNQRVKWREDSALSDGKLQNVNLIGGYYDAGDNVKFGWPMAFATSLLSWAAVEYESEISSVNQLGYLQSAIRWGTDFILRAHTSPTTLYTQVGDGNADHNCWERPEDMDTPRTVYKIDANSPGTEAAAESAAALSAASIVFRKIDAKYSSTLLSHSKSLFDFADKNRGSYSGSCPFYCSYSGYQDELLWAAAWLYKASGESKYLTYIIGNQGSSQAVSEFSWDNKFVGAQTLLTEEFYGGKKELTKIKSDAESFICSVMPGSSSRQIKTTPGGLLFTRDSSNLQYTTSSTMVLFIFSRILNRNHINGINCGSAHFTPSQIRAFAKTQVDYILGSNPMKMSYMVGFGSKYPKQLHHRASSIPSIKVHPAKLGCNGGLSDYYNSPNPNPNTHVGAIVGGPDSNDHFNDARSDYSHTEPTTYMNAAFVASVSALLAKT, encoded by the exons ATGATGGGGTACAATTTGGTGTTCATTGGTGTGTTCTGGTGGAGTTCAATGGTTAGTCACAATGGATTAGCCATGATGGATGCCGAGAAGTTGACGAGCTCCTCAGGCTCACCTAATTATGATTATGCAGATGCTCTTGGCAAAGCCATTTTGTTTTTTGAAGGACAACGCTCAGGAAAGTTGCCGTCAAACCAAAGAGTGAAGTGGAGGGAAGACTCCGCTCTCTCTGATGGCAAACTTCAGAAC GTGAATTTGATTGGAGGGTACTACGATGCTGGTGATAACGTCAAGTTTGGATGGCCGATGGCATTTGCTACGAGCTTATTGAGTTGGGCTGCTGTAGAGTATGAGAGTGAGATATCTTCGGTGAACCAGCTTGGTTATCTCCAAAGTGCTATCCGTTGGGGTACAGATTTCATACTCAGGGCCCATACTTCCCCAACCACCCTCTATACACAG GTTGGAGATGGGAACGCTGATCACAACTGTTGGGAGCGACCAGAAGACATGGATACACCAAGGACAGTGTATAAGATAGATGCGAATTCTCCAGGAACTGAAGCCGCAGCTGAGTCTGCTGCTGCTCTTTCTGCCGCTTCAATTGTATTCAGGAAAATAGATGCCAAGTATTCCTCCACGCTATTAAGCCATTCAAAATCA CTGTTTGATTTTGCAGACAAGAACAGAGGTTCTTATTCCGGTTCTTGCCCATTCTATTGCTCGTACTCGGGTTACCAG GATGAACTGCTATGGGCGGCTGCTTGGTTGTACAAGGCAAGTGGAGAAAGCAAGTATCTGACCTACATCATAGGTAACCAAGGATCGAGCCAGGCAGTGTCTGAATTCAGCTGGGATAACAAATTTGTTGGGGCTCAGACATTACTAACCGAG GAATTCTACGGTGGAAAGAAAGAACTGACCAAGATTAAGAGTGACGCTGAGTCATTTATATGCTCTGTGATGCCAGGAAGTAGCTCTCGACAGATTAAAACAACTCCTG GTGGTCTTCTGTTTACTAGAGATAGTAGCAATTTGCAATATACCACGAGCTCGACCATGGTGCTGTTCATTTTTTCTAGAATCTTAAACAGAAATCACATCAACGGAATCAATTGTGGCTCCGCGCATTTCACACCGTCTCAAATTAGAGCCTTTGCGAAAACACAg GTGGACTACATATTAGGAAGCAATCCGATGAAGATGTCGTATATGGTGGGATTTGGCAGCAAATACCCAAAGCAATTACATCACAGAGCCTCGTCCATACCTTCAATCAAAGTTCATCCGGCGAAGTTGGGTTGCAATGGTGGTCTATCAGATTATTACAATTCTCCTAATCCAAATCCCAATACTCATGTGGGTGCCATTGTTGGAGGCCCCGATTCAAATGACCATTTCAATGATGCAAGATCTGACTATTCCCACACCGAGCCTACCACGTACATGAATGCTGCTTTCGTCGCTTCAGTGTCTGCTTTGCTTGCCAAAACCTAA
- the LOC108320321 gene encoding probable WRKY transcription factor 29, which produces MDNLHQKLEELARGMAWDLHAIVGCTIAPATIMDNPNLILSQHFCAEQDDLLCNFQEFSETKTVLDELEEIYKPFYPQFRNSSIISSSQPVPDKTVKKLKPSNKVDVQAQDLHDTAVSKCRKSKKKLKSKRVVKHMTAADGVSDPWAWRKYGQKPIKGSPYPRSYYRCSSSKGCLARKHVERSHLDPGVFIVTYTAEHSPHQARKNSTSTIAPPPTTK; this is translated from the exons TTGGAAGAACTTGCACGCGGGATGGCTTGGGATTTGCATGCTATTGTGGGATGTACAATTGCCCCAGCCACCATTATGGACAACCCGAATCTCATTCTTTCTCAACATTTTTGTGCTGAACAAGATGACCTACTTTGCAATTTTCAGGAATTCTCAGAAACCAAAACGGTGCTTGATGAATTGGAAGAGATTTATAAACCTTTCTACCCCCAATTTCGTAACAGTTCCATCATTTCAAGTTCCCAACCCGTCCCTGATAAAACTGTCAAAAAACTCAAACCATCAAACAAAGTAGATGTACAAGCACAAGATTTGCACGATACCGCAGTCTCTAAATGCAGAAAAAG CAAGAAGAAGCTGAAGAGCAAGAGGGTGGTGAAGCATATGACAGCTGCAGATGGTGTGTCAGACCCATGGGCATGGCGTAAATATGGACAGAAACCGATAAAGGGATCACCATATCCACGTAGCTATTATAGATGCAGCAGCTCCAAAGGATGTTTGGCCAGGAAACACGTGGAACGTAGCCATTTGGATCCCGGAGTTTTCATAGTTACCTACACCGCAGAACACAGCCCTCACCAAGCTCGAAAAAACTCAACTTCCACCATTGCACCTCCTCCAACAACGAAGTGA